GCAGCGATGCGAAGCAGAACAGCAGCCGGAGGAGTTTTAGTGATGAACGTAAAGGAACGGTCTTCAAATACTGTAATTTCAACCGGAATGATCAAGCCAGCCTGGTCGGCAGTACGAGCATTAAATTCCTTACAGAATGCCATGATGTTGACACCTGCTTGACCTAACGCCGGACCTACTGGAGGCGCTGGATTCGCTTTCCCTGCAGGAATCTGCAGTTTCACCATTTTAATAACTTTTTTAGCCATGAGTGACACCTCCTTGCAAAAATAGTGGTCTTCGAACGCCATTGGCGCTCTCCCACAAGAAACCCTTAGCTTATGTTATATTTTCTCCACTTGAGTGAAATCCAACTCTAGCGGGGTTTCCCGTCCAAACATGTTCACATGCACTTTGATCTTGCTCTTGTCAGCCAAAATTTCTTCCACGGATCCCACAAAATTCGCAAACGGACCAACCATAATACGTACGGATTCCTTGATTTCGAAATCAATCTTCGCTTTAGGTTCAACCATGCCCATATGCTTCAGAATTTGTTCTACCTCTTCCGGAAGCAAAGCTGTTGGTTTAGACCCTGAGCCTGTCGAACCAACAAATCCAGTAACGCCCGGAGTATTGCGGACAACATACCAGGAATCATCAGTCTGAACCATTTCCACCAAAACATAACCCGGGTAAACTTTACGCATAACGGTTTTTTTCTTACCGTCTTTGTTTACGATTTCTTCTTCCATAGGAACAAGAACGCGGAATATTTTGTCTTCCATGCCCATGGACTCAACGCGCTTTTCCAAATTGGCTTTGACCTTATTCTCATACCCAGAATAGGTATGAACGACATACCATCTTTTTTCCATATCAAGCCACCTGGGACCTCTCTAAATAATCGCTTCAATCACAGCGGAAATACCGATGTCCAGAACCCAGAAGTAAATAGCGACAACTACAATTGTACCGAGAACGATCAATGTATAGTTGGTCAATTCTTTACGACTTGGCCAGCGAACTTTTTTGAGTTCACTCCAGCTCTCAGTGAAAAAGGAAAACATAGACTTGAAACTACGTTTCATGCCGACTACACCTCCACAGACTATCTGGTTTCGCGATGAGGAGTTTGCGAGTTACAATACTTGCAAAATTTCTTCATCTCCATGCGGTCGGGGTGATTTCGCTTGTTTTTGGTAGTCGCATAGTTTCTTTGTTTGCAACTTGTACAAGCCAAAGTGATAATTACCCGCATGATGTGCACCTCCCGAGACGTCCTTCTAACAATACAATTAGAAGACGTAAATATTGATCCTAAAAAAAGCCGCGAATTTAGGCCTACCTAAAACACTTTAGCATAATGTCAAGGTCTGTGTCAACGAAAGAATTCCGTTCTGCACTGGGTAATTTCGGGTGTTATAGTCATATGGCCGTACCCTGTCCTTGGGTCTATCTCTTCCTCACACTTCGCTGTCTTCCTTATCATTATGGGGCATTCCGACTGTGTATAAACCTACCCTCAACGGCAACAACTAAAATCGACTCAAATAGAAATTTATGGTGTTAGCTCCTAATTCTATCTAAGCAATTTCATGAGACTAAAAAAAAGAACTCGATGTACGAGCCCTCTTGTGTTCATTATATCATTAATTGTCACGCACTTCTAGATATCTTTCTAATTTCCGCTTTACTCGTTGTAAAGCGTTGTCAATAGATTTCACATGCCGCTTCAGATCTTCAGCAATTTCCTGATAAGATCGTCCGTCTAAATACAACATCAGAACCTTACGCTCTAGGTCACTTAAAATCTCCGCCATCTTATCTTCAAGTCCAATGAATTCTTCTTGATTGATAATTAGCTCTTCTGGATCTAGTACCTGAGTTCCACAAATGACATCCATAAGCGTCCGGTCGGAATCTTCATCATAAATGGGCTTATCCAAAGAAACATAAGAATTGAGCGGAATATGCTTCTGACGCGTGGCCGTCTTAATAGCAGTTATAATCTGACGTGTTATGCAGAGCTCAGCAAAAGCCTTGAATGAAGAGAGCTTGTCACCTTTAAAGTCACGAATAGCCTTATATAGACCAATCATTCCTTCTTGAACAATATCTTCACGATCTGCCCCGATCAAGAAATAAGAGCGGGCTTTAGCACGTACAAAATTACGGTATTTATTAATTAAGTGTTCCAATGCGCCACTGTCGCCACCACGGAAAGCCTCGACAATATCTTCATCACTTATGAAATCATACTCGGATAGCATTATTTCCTTGAGGTCGACACTCACCAAGAATCCCCCCGGCTGCAACGCAAGACACATCGTTACTTCGCGAAATATAGGATCAGTATATATTATGTTACCTTACACCGTCAACCGGATTTGTCCAAAAACAATCTGGAATAGCATAAAATGGAATAAAAATATTACCTAAATCTTTCCTCTTGTCACTGCCTACGCCAATTTTCCAGTTTATTCCGCACATCAGGAGGCAGTTTGTCTTCCAAAGAATGACGTGTAGAGCTGATACTTCCCGGTTCGATAGCTTTTTTCACTTGTTTCTGGTTCTCTTCAATTTCTAGGTGCAATTCTCTTGCAGAAATCCGCAGTGCACCTTGGGCGAAAATGATATGTTGCTCCACAAAGTCACTCGTTGCAACATAGATCTGCCGACGTCGGTTGCTAAATTCCCC
This genomic stretch from Paenibacillus sp. FSL H7-0737 harbors:
- the rplK gene encoding 50S ribosomal protein L11 codes for the protein MAKKVIKMVKLQIPAGKANPAPPVGPALGQAGVNIMAFCKEFNARTADQAGLIIPVEITVFEDRSFTFITKTPPAAVLLRIAAKVEKGSGEPNKKKVAKIGRAAVREIAETKMPDLNAASVEAAMRMVEGTARSMGITIED
- the nusG gene encoding transcription termination/antitermination protein NusG, whose amino-acid sequence is MEKRWYVVHTYSGYENKVKANLEKRVESMGMEDKIFRVLVPMEEEIVNKDGKKKTVMRKVYPGYVLVEMVQTDDSWYVVRNTPGVTGFVGSTGSGSKPTALLPEEVEQILKHMGMVEPKAKIDFEIKESVRIMVGPFANFVGSVEEILADKSKIKVHVNMFGRETPLELDFTQVEKI
- the secE gene encoding preprotein translocase subunit SecE — encoded protein: MKRSFKSMFSFFTESWSELKKVRWPSRKELTNYTLIVLGTIVVVAIYFWVLDIGISAVIEAII
- the rpmG gene encoding 50S ribosomal protein L33; this translates as MRVIITLACTSCKQRNYATTKNKRNHPDRMEMKKFCKYCNSQTPHRETR
- the sigH gene encoding RNA polymerase sporulation sigma factor SigH; protein product: MSVDLKEIMLSEYDFISDEDIVEAFRGGDSGALEHLINKYRNFVRAKARSYFLIGADREDIVQEGMIGLYKAIRDFKGDKLSSFKAFAELCITRQIITAIKTATRQKHIPLNSYVSLDKPIYDEDSDRTLMDVICGTQVLDPEELIINQEEFIGLEDKMAEILSDLERKVLMLYLDGRSYQEIAEDLKRHVKSIDNALQRVKRKLERYLEVRDN